A genomic segment from Nitrospira sp. encodes:
- a CDS encoding RNA polymerase sigma factor RpoD → MKESLAIHDDTEPTVAVRVDPDADDPEASDLLESIAQDDQPEAENEEAAAEKASRSASAPFLLESLYFRSFGERRLLERDEEIALAKHIDLGTRRIRQALQQAAKVGGRLKRTERTIECIQTLQTVRKLSGLSALALNHAETSLEQLRQEAGSGGKQGASIQKELEVWLEQLRTARITLETAKDELVRCNLRLVVDVAKHYTGRGLTLLDLVQEGNIGLMKAAERYQYRKGFKFSTYATWWIRQGITRSLADQSRTIRIPVHQTEASNRILRASRRLVQQLGRQPRLEEVAFSMRMRPDRLHETIQAFQEPVALEHRVGDGGTELGELLPDQQAVPPDAHVNRTELTREMDRILGTLTPREQTVIRLRFGIGEDQARTLEQVGQHLSVTRERIRQIEAKALKKLKSPMVKEMFAAIK, encoded by the coding sequence ATGAAAGAGTCCCTCGCGATTCATGACGATACAGAACCAACGGTCGCGGTGCGGGTGGACCCTGATGCCGACGATCCGGAAGCCAGCGATTTGCTGGAGAGTATCGCTCAAGACGATCAACCGGAAGCAGAAAACGAGGAAGCTGCAGCGGAAAAGGCCTCCCGATCGGCATCTGCGCCTTTTCTCTTGGAATCATTATATTTTCGTTCCTTCGGCGAACGCCGGCTCCTTGAGCGGGATGAAGAGATCGCCCTGGCGAAACATATCGACCTCGGCACGCGTCGGATTCGCCAAGCGCTGCAACAGGCCGCCAAAGTCGGCGGTCGCCTGAAACGAACGGAGCGCACCATCGAATGCATCCAGACGTTGCAGACGGTGAGGAAGCTAAGCGGACTCTCGGCACTGGCTCTCAATCACGCGGAAACTTCGCTGGAACAGCTGCGACAGGAAGCGGGAAGCGGAGGGAAACAGGGCGCGTCGATTCAGAAGGAACTGGAGGTCTGGCTGGAACAGCTGCGGACGGCTCGCATCACCTTGGAAACCGCCAAAGACGAATTGGTGCGCTGCAACCTGCGGCTGGTCGTGGATGTGGCGAAACATTACACTGGTCGCGGGCTCACGCTCCTGGATCTGGTGCAAGAAGGCAATATCGGCTTGATGAAAGCAGCCGAGCGGTATCAATATCGAAAGGGGTTCAAATTCAGTACGTACGCCACCTGGTGGATTCGGCAGGGCATCACCCGATCATTGGCCGATCAGTCGCGCACGATCCGAATTCCTGTCCACCAGACGGAAGCGTCGAACCGCATTCTCCGGGCTTCACGCCGACTCGTGCAACAATTGGGGCGCCAGCCGAGACTGGAAGAGGTGGCCTTCAGCATGCGGATGCGGCCCGACCGCCTGCATGAAACGATTCAGGCCTTCCAAGAGCCGGTGGCATTGGAACACCGAGTCGGCGACGGCGGCACGGAACTGGGCGAACTGTTGCCCGACCAGCAGGCGGTCCCGCCGGATGCCCATGTGAACCGCACGGAACTCACCCGTGAAATGGATCGGATCCTCGGAACCCTGACCCCGAGAGAACAAACTGTGATTCGACTGCGGTTCGGCATCGGCGAAGACCAAGCCCGTACCCTTGAGCAGGTGGGGCAACACCTGTCGGTCACCCGTGAACGGATTCGCCAGATCGAAGCCAAGGCGCTCAAGAAACTCAAGTCTCCCATGGTCAAGGAGATGTTCGCGGCGATCAAGTAA
- a CDS encoding protease Do, with the protein MVTGSDNRDTSRRSGRGRCPTLGLLSLCLFTFAAPAWSADQPFAEQTSLKELSVPAVVAKVRPSVVTVLTRGLPPRGTQYGAPSGSGSGVIIDADGHILTNNHLVQGVTSVVVGLSTGRLTPGRVVARDFFLDLALVSITATDLVPAETSRRTAFEIGETVIAIGNPLALKGGSTVTVGVISALDRSVLTPEGETLYDLLQTDAAINPGNSGGPLVDRYGQVVGINVAIAPSAQAISYAIAMESITPHLRSMIDRGSVLRPDLGLIPLTVTPSVAASFDLEHDRGILALQVDPAKPAGQAGLQSGDVVTAVDNHQIFNIGDFWHAVGRAGAQMSFQIAAQGKTGTATITVSRSAPSGP; encoded by the coding sequence ATGGTGACTGGTTCCGACAACCGCGACACCTCTCGGCGGTCCGGCCGCGGACGGTGTCCGACGTTGGGACTCCTCTCACTCTGTCTTTTCACTTTCGCCGCACCGGCTTGGAGTGCGGACCAACCTTTCGCCGAGCAGACTTCGCTGAAGGAACTGTCTGTACCGGCCGTAGTAGCGAAGGTGCGCCCGTCGGTCGTCACCGTACTCACGCGCGGCCTTCCCCCAAGAGGAACACAATACGGAGCCCCCTCCGGATCCGGCTCCGGAGTGATTATCGATGCCGACGGACACATCCTCACCAACAATCACCTGGTACAAGGAGTGACCAGCGTCGTAGTCGGGCTCTCGACGGGCCGACTGACACCGGGCCGGGTGGTTGCCCGCGATTTCTTCCTCGACCTCGCCCTCGTCAGCATCACCGCGACGGACCTGGTACCGGCCGAAACCAGTCGGCGCACGGCCTTTGAGATCGGTGAGACCGTCATCGCCATCGGGAATCCCCTCGCTCTGAAGGGAGGTTCGACCGTCACGGTCGGAGTGATCAGCGCGCTCGATCGTTCGGTCCTCACACCGGAAGGAGAAACTCTCTACGATCTGCTTCAAACGGACGCGGCCATCAATCCCGGTAACAGCGGCGGCCCGCTTGTCGATCGCTACGGTCAGGTGGTCGGGATCAATGTTGCGATCGCTCCGTCGGCGCAAGCCATCAGTTATGCCATCGCCATGGAATCCATCACTCCCCATCTCCGGTCGATGATCGACCGTGGGTCCGTACTGCGTCCGGATCTCGGCTTGATTCCCTTGACCGTCACACCGAGCGTCGCCGCGAGTTTCGATCTCGAACATGACCGTGGAATTCTCGCTCTCCAGGTGGACCCGGCCAAACCGGCCGGCCAGGCCGGATTGCAGTCCGGTGACGTGGTGACCGCCGTCGACAACCACCAGATCTTCAACATCGGCGATTTCTGGCACGCCGTCGGTCGCGCAGGAGCGCAGATGTCGTTTCAGATCGCGGCGCAAGGAAAGACCGGCACGGCGACGATTACCGTTTCGCGCTCCGCTCCGTCAGGGCCTTAA
- a CDS encoding octanoate-[acyl-carrier-protein]-protein-N-octanoyltransferase, whose product MTPDQIVQTQPVTPTVSVQDRSCDETPRPGTLVRCDCLLYEEAWNLQRTCHRARAADHCRDLLLLMEHPPVFTAGRTTKDHHWPGEDNLTQRTGIPVLRTERGGSITYHGPGQVVGYPVLRLSDHCAGPKAYVRRLEDVLIATLAGWGIAGRRLERLPGVWIGSDTPSKIASIGVRISQGITTHGFALNVSVDLTPFSHIVPCGITDCRVTSMAALLGTTPDVNAVRQRIAADFAERFHLIWTETIGPERFTSLVEQPTGALVSAPSNAQFIRKECRNE is encoded by the coding sequence ATGACACCGGATCAAATCGTTCAGACTCAACCGGTCACCCCAACTGTTTCTGTTCAGGATCGGAGCTGCGATGAGACCCCTCGACCAGGAACCTTGGTCCGTTGCGACTGCCTTCTCTATGAAGAGGCCTGGAATCTGCAACGGACCTGTCATAGAGCGCGCGCAGCCGACCACTGCCGCGACCTGCTCCTGCTGATGGAACATCCTCCCGTCTTTACCGCCGGGCGTACGACCAAAGACCACCATTGGCCCGGAGAAGACAACCTGACACAGCGGACCGGCATTCCCGTCCTTCGAACGGAGCGAGGCGGCTCGATCACCTACCATGGACCAGGCCAAGTGGTCGGATACCCCGTCCTCCGACTCTCCGACCACTGTGCAGGACCGAAGGCCTATGTTCGCAGGCTGGAGGATGTGCTCATCGCCACCCTGGCCGGGTGGGGAATCGCCGGCCGTCGCCTGGAACGCCTGCCAGGCGTGTGGATCGGAAGCGATACGCCGTCCAAGATCGCCTCCATCGGAGTCCGTATTTCGCAAGGCATCACGACCCATGGTTTCGCCTTGAATGTCTCCGTGGACCTCACCCCCTTTTCGCACATCGTCCCTTGCGGAATTACCGACTGCCGCGTCACCTCCATGGCAGCGCTCCTGGGGACCACGCCCGATGTGAACGCCGTGCGGCAACGAATCGCCGCCGATTTTGCCGAACGGTTTCATCTGATCTGGACCGAAACCATCGGTCCTGAGCGTTTCACTTCTCTCGTCGAACAGCCAACGGGTGCTCTCGTGAGCGCGCCCAGCAATGCGCAATTCATCCGTAAGGAGTGCCGTAATGAATGA
- a CDS encoding Glu/Leu/Phe/Val dehydrogenase has product MNELDTHTFRLAVAQFNEAADAMHLDTNLRQRLTLPQRSLIVSVPVRMDDGRVEVFTGYRVQHDTARGPCKGGIRYHQGVNLGEVAALSMWMTWKCALADLPYGGAKGGVRVDPKRLTRGELQRLTRRYAAEIFPLIGPDKDVPAPDVGTDQQVMAWIMDTYSQQVGYAVQGVVTGKPLSIGGSLGREDATGRGVVYVTLEALRHLKLNVADATVAIQGFGNVGSHTALIMQQAGARVVAVSDVTGGLYNAKGLDIPELLRRYREKREPLNEIKLGESVTNEELLRLDCTVLVPAALSEQITETNASTLRCRILAEGANGPTTLEADRILKDKGVFVIPDILANSGGVIVSYFEWVQDVQRFFWKAKDIQDRLQDLITNAFHRTLHFSTENRTTMRMAALMSGIDKVAQAHLQRGLYP; this is encoded by the coding sequence ATGAATGAACTCGACACCCACACCTTTCGACTTGCCGTCGCCCAGTTCAACGAAGCGGCGGACGCGATGCACTTGGATACCAACCTGCGCCAGCGACTCACGTTGCCACAGCGGTCGCTGATCGTCAGCGTGCCGGTACGGATGGATGACGGCCGAGTGGAAGTCTTCACCGGGTATCGGGTCCAGCACGACACGGCGCGCGGCCCTTGCAAGGGCGGCATTCGTTACCATCAGGGCGTGAATCTCGGTGAGGTCGCCGCACTCTCCATGTGGATGACGTGGAAATGCGCACTGGCCGACCTTCCGTACGGTGGAGCCAAGGGAGGGGTGAGGGTGGATCCCAAGCGATTGACCCGCGGAGAACTCCAACGCCTCACCAGACGGTACGCGGCGGAGATTTTCCCCTTGATCGGGCCGGACAAGGACGTGCCGGCACCGGATGTGGGGACGGATCAGCAGGTCATGGCCTGGATCATGGATACTTACAGTCAACAGGTCGGGTATGCCGTGCAGGGGGTCGTGACGGGCAAGCCCCTGTCGATCGGCGGCAGCCTCGGGCGCGAAGATGCCACCGGACGAGGCGTGGTCTACGTCACCCTGGAAGCATTGCGCCATCTGAAATTGAACGTGGCCGACGCCACCGTCGCAATCCAGGGGTTCGGCAATGTGGGATCCCACACCGCCTTGATCATGCAGCAGGCCGGCGCACGGGTGGTGGCCGTCAGCGACGTCACCGGCGGTCTCTATAACGCCAAGGGCTTGGACATTCCGGAATTGCTGCGCCGCTATCGAGAGAAACGCGAACCGCTCAACGAGATCAAACTGGGCGAGTCCGTCACCAACGAGGAGTTGCTGCGCCTGGACTGCACGGTGCTGGTCCCTGCCGCGCTCTCCGAACAAATCACCGAGACCAACGCCTCCACGTTGCGCTGCCGAATCCTGGCAGAAGGCGCCAACGGTCCGACGACCTTGGAGGCCGATCGTATCCTGAAGGACAAGGGCGTCTTTGTCATTCCCGACATCCTGGCGAATTCCGGAGGCGTGATCGTGTCCTATTTTGAATGGGTGCAGGACGTGCAGCGCTTTTTCTGGAAGGCCAAAGACATTCAAGACCGGTTGCAGGACCTCATCACCAACGCTTTCCACAGGACATTGCACTTTTCAACCGAGAACCGTACGACGATGCGGATGGCGGCCTTGATGTCGGGCATCGACAAGGTCGCCCAAGCACACCTCCAGCGAGGTCTCTATCCTTAG
- a CDS encoding D-alanyl-D-alanine carboxypeptidase: MSHSRPALSVCIAAVLVLCSAQWNGQASAFDGDEDDEVITVPFDPRPVPSAKQAHHTLRWRHVPAHSILLKELKTGTTLYQFESEKRLSPASLTKIMSALVILEYGRLDDEVTVSPKAARAPKTHLRLRTGQIFRLEDLLKAMLIVSANDACLAASEHVGGDEERFVDLMNAKAAALELHNTHFSNACGFDAPAHYSTAEDLAKLSEIALHHPVFKELVREEREIIMPINEHRAYVLRNTNRLLGRIPGVQGVKTGFTSKAGRCLIAKVSQDGSDLLLVILNSKRRWNTATSLINYGLRLSYSRAGLAH; the protein is encoded by the coding sequence ATGTCCCATTCACGTCCTGCCCTGTCGGTCTGCATCGCCGCCGTCCTGGTTCTGTGTTCCGCCCAGTGGAACGGTCAGGCCTCGGCATTCGACGGCGATGAAGACGACGAAGTCATCACGGTTCCTTTCGATCCCAGGCCGGTTCCCTCCGCCAAGCAAGCGCACCATACGCTTCGCTGGCGGCATGTCCCGGCGCACAGCATTTTGCTCAAGGAATTGAAGACCGGAACGACTCTCTATCAATTTGAAAGCGAAAAGCGCTTGTCTCCGGCGAGCCTGACGAAAATTATGTCCGCGCTGGTGATCCTTGAGTACGGCCGTCTTGACGACGAGGTGACGGTCAGTCCGAAGGCCGCTCGCGCCCCCAAGACACATCTGCGCTTACGGACCGGTCAAATCTTTCGGCTGGAAGATCTCTTGAAGGCCATGTTGATCGTGTCGGCGAATGACGCCTGCCTGGCTGCAAGCGAGCATGTCGGCGGAGACGAAGAGCGCTTTGTCGATCTCATGAATGCGAAGGCTGCCGCGCTCGAATTGCACAATACTCATTTCAGCAATGCTTGCGGATTTGATGCGCCCGCACACTATTCGACCGCGGAAGACCTGGCCAAACTGAGCGAGATCGCTTTGCACCATCCCGTCTTCAAGGAGTTGGTTCGTGAGGAGCGGGAGATCATTATGCCGATCAATGAGCACCGAGCGTACGTCTTGCGCAATACCAACCGCCTGCTCGGACGCATTCCCGGCGTGCAAGGCGTCAAGACGGGGTTTACCTCCAAGGCCGGCCGTTGCCTCATCGCCAAGGTCTCGCAGGACGGCAGCGACCTGCTGCTCGTCATTCTCAACTCCAAACGCCGGTGGAATACAGCGACCAGCCTCATCAATTACGGCCTCCGGCTGAGCTATAGCCGTGCCGGTCTCGCCCACTAG